One Algibacter sp. L3A6 genomic region harbors:
- a CDS encoding glycosyltransferase family 2 protein: MQISFLIVTKNRPEDLALTLNKLKLLIDLSIHEVLVFIDGCSKTEAIISDFNWVNWTKSRESLSASPARATLYKKAKGHIFIGLDDDAHPLSSDFILTVETTFNNNAHLGIIAFQEVRGLFTSDQNALQHSKDLEAYFTSDFVGCGFAIKKEVYEATNGFPIWIDIYGEEPAVALEVLDLGCTILYQPSIKVNHRVDVVQRKLQGRNYFRFEHQLKNTLRYYLVYYPKPVRKVVKTLWHNFKKYALKDWTYFKAFIKVFFSTLFKLPSILKYRQPVKAETIKNKLNLKPLNYSA; this comes from the coding sequence ATGCAGATTTCATTTTTAATAGTTACTAAAAATAGACCAGAAGATTTGGCTTTAACTTTAAATAAGTTGAAGTTGTTAATTGATTTATCTATACATGAAGTATTAGTGTTTATTGATGGTTGTTCTAAAACCGAAGCTATTATATCTGATTTTAATTGGGTTAATTGGACCAAGTCAAGAGAAAGTCTTAGCGCGTCACCAGCAAGAGCAACGTTATACAAAAAAGCAAAAGGACATATTTTTATTGGACTGGATGATGATGCACATCCTTTAAGTTCTGATTTTATACTAACGGTAGAAACGACTTTTAATAACAATGCGCATTTAGGAATTATTGCTTTTCAGGAGGTTAGAGGGCTATTTACTTCGGATCAGAATGCTTTGCAACATTCCAAAGACTTAGAAGCTTATTTTACCAGTGATTTTGTAGGTTGTGGCTTTGCGATAAAAAAAGAGGTTTATGAAGCCACTAATGGTTTTCCTATTTGGATTGATATTTATGGAGAAGAACCTGCAGTCGCCTTAGAAGTGTTAGATTTAGGGTGTACAATTTTATATCAGCCCAGTATTAAAGTAAACCATCGTGTAGATGTTGTACAGCGAAAGTTACAAGGTAGAAACTATTTTAGATTTGAGCATCAATTAAAAAACACCTTGCGTTACTACTTGGTTTATTACCCAAAACCAGTTAGAAAGGTGGTCAAAACTTTATGGCATAATTTTAAAAAGTATGCTTTAAAGGATTGGACATATTTTAAAGCTTTTATTAAAGTCTTTTTCTCAACCCTTTTTAAATTACCATCGATTTTAAAATATAGACAGCCTGTTAAAGCAGAAACAATTAAAAACAAATTAAATTTGAAACCTTTAAATTACTCTGCTTAG
- a CDS encoding MBOAT family O-acyltransferase → MYFNSIDFAVFLPIVFILYWFVTDKNLKLQNALLVVSSYVFYGWWDWRFLSLIIFSSLVDYSIGLALKKENSLSKRKGLLWVSIIINLGFLGFFKYYNFFVESFVEAFSLLGHPIQPNTLNIILPIGISFYTFQTLSYTIDVYKRKLEPTEDIVSFLAFVSFFPQLVAGPIERATNLLPQFYTKRTFHYSKAVDGCRQILWGFFKKVVIADNCAEFANQIFNNSSEYSGSTLVIGALFFTFQIYGDFSGYSDIAIGISRLFGFDLKQNFAFPYFSRDIAEFWRRWHMSLSTWFRDYLYIPLGGSRGGTWMKVRNTFIIFLVSGFWHGANWTFVIWGFLNALYFLPLLLAKRNRTYLDIVAEASRLPSFRAFLNMMLTFSLTVFAWIFFRADSVSHAMSYISNIFTKALFKLPTVRPTYLIVLLLLFVLIEWLGRRQKHTLEVLLLNNSRSVRWAFYLFVIACVFILGGKDQAFIYFQF, encoded by the coding sequence ATGTATTTCAACTCTATAGACTTTGCTGTTTTTTTACCAATTGTATTTATACTTTATTGGTTTGTAACTGATAAAAATTTAAAACTACAAAACGCTTTGTTAGTAGTGTCTAGTTACGTGTTTTATGGGTGGTGGGACTGGCGGTTTTTATCTTTAATAATCTTTAGTTCTTTAGTCGATTACAGTATTGGTTTAGCTTTAAAAAAAGAAAATAGTCTTTCTAAGCGGAAGGGTCTGCTTTGGGTTAGCATTATTATAAACTTGGGTTTTTTAGGCTTTTTTAAATATTATAATTTTTTTGTAGAAAGTTTTGTCGAGGCTTTTTCATTATTAGGACATCCAATCCAGCCTAATACTTTAAATATTATCCTACCTATTGGAATTAGTTTCTACACCTTTCAAACTTTAAGTTATACTATTGATGTTTATAAACGAAAGTTAGAACCAACGGAAGATATCGTGTCGTTTTTAGCGTTTGTCAGCTTCTTTCCACAGTTAGTGGCAGGACCAATAGAACGTGCGACTAATTTGTTACCACAGTTTTATACAAAACGAACATTTCATTATAGTAAAGCAGTGGATGGTTGCCGACAAATATTGTGGGGCTTTTTTAAAAAGGTAGTCATTGCAGATAATTGTGCGGAATTTGCTAATCAGATTTTTAATAATTCTTCAGAATATTCTGGAAGCACATTAGTAATAGGGGCCTTATTTTTTACGTTTCAGATTTATGGTGATTTTTCTGGGTATTCAGATATTGCCATTGGTATCTCTAGATTATTTGGTTTTGATTTAAAACAAAATTTTGCATTTCCTTACTTTTCGCGAGATATTGCTGAGTTTTGGAGACGTTGGCATATGTCCTTGTCCACTTGGTTTAGAGATTATTTATACATTCCATTGGGTGGAAGTCGCGGAGGCACTTGGATGAAGGTGCGTAATACTTTTATTATTTTTTTAGTTAGTGGTTTTTGGCATGGCGCTAATTGGACTTTTGTTATTTGGGGCTTTTTAAACGCTTTGTATTTTTTACCACTATTATTAGCTAAACGGAATAGAACTTATTTGGATATTGTAGCAGAAGCGTCTAGATTACCCAGCTTTAGAGCATTTTTAAATATGATGCTGACTTTTAGCTTAACTGTTTTTGCATGGATATTTTTTAGAGCAGATTCTGTATCTCATGCAATGTCTTATATTTCTAATATTTTCACAAAAGCACTATTTAAATTGCCTACTGTAAGGCCAACGTATTTAATTGTTTTATTACTTTTATTTGTATTGATAGAATGGTTAGGAAGACGCCAAAAACATACTTTAGAAGTTTTATTATTAAATAATAGTAGGTCAGTACGTTGGGCGTTTTATTTATTTGTAATTGCTTGTGTTTTTATTTTAGGAGGAAAAGATCAAGCATTTATTTACTTTCAATTTTAA
- a CDS encoding glycosyltransferase family 4 protein: MKLLMVAIPNHHFFQWVNQLENAGHDVYWFDVTDGGPKSSKIEWVTQIKGWKLKWDFPFRSTIKKKSPKLYKSIQKINTNSVSNAFQKAIDTIQPDVVHCFEMQLSGLPILPIMAQNSIPLIYSSWGSDVYYFKQLGVLKDQLTCFYKRANYLITDCKRDYNLATKNGYANQFLGVFPGNGGLTIDDSKIKSFDNRYLILIKGYDDGVGKASKVLEALQLVPKELLLHKHIVIYSADDTIQEQIKQSKALLTLGITVYSRYSFIQNEALLAVMGQSCIHIANSLSDGMPNALLEAMSMGAFPIQSNPGQVTEEVITHTENGFLITNPLDETEIATHIKNALNNNALRQQAQDFNTDFIKMHYNRATLQLPIQNLYTAIK; the protein is encoded by the coding sequence ATGAAACTATTAATGGTCGCCATTCCAAATCATCACTTCTTCCAATGGGTTAACCAATTGGAAAATGCTGGACATGACGTCTATTGGTTTGATGTGACTGATGGTGGACCAAAGTCTTCCAAAATAGAATGGGTTACCCAAATAAAAGGTTGGAAACTTAAATGGGATTTTCCGTTTAGAAGTACTATTAAAAAAAAGTCGCCAAAATTATATAAAAGTATTCAAAAGATTAACACCAATAGCGTATCCAATGCTTTTCAAAAAGCAATAGATACCATACAGCCAGATGTTGTGCATTGTTTTGAAATGCAATTATCAGGGTTACCTATTTTGCCAATTATGGCACAAAACTCCATTCCTTTAATCTATTCCTCTTGGGGTAGCGATGTGTATTATTTTAAACAACTGGGTGTTTTAAAAGATCAGTTAACCTGTTTTTATAAGCGCGCTAATTATTTAATTACAGATTGTAAACGCGACTATAATTTAGCTACAAAAAACGGTTATGCTAATCAGTTTTTAGGTGTTTTTCCTGGTAATGGCGGCTTAACTATAGACGATTCAAAAATTAAATCATTTGATAATCGTTATCTTATACTAATAAAAGGGTATGATGATGGGGTTGGGAAAGCGTCAAAAGTATTAGAAGCATTACAATTAGTTCCAAAAGAATTATTGTTACATAAACATATTGTTATTTATAGTGCCGACGATACTATTCAAGAACAAATTAAACAATCAAAAGCACTTTTAACATTAGGAATAACCGTGTATTCCAGATATTCATTTATCCAAAACGAAGCCTTATTAGCCGTTATGGGACAAAGTTGTATACATATCGCTAATAGTCTTTCCGACGGGATGCCAAACGCGCTGTTAGAAGCAATGTCCATGGGCGCATTTCCAATCCAATCTAATCCGGGCCAAGTTACAGAAGAAGTGATTACACACACTGAAAATGGATTTTTAATAACCAATCCATTAGATGAAACTGAAATAGCAACTCATATTAAAAACGCATTGAATAATAATGCTTTACGGCAGCAAGCACAAGATTTTAATACTGATTTTATAAAAATGCACTATAATCGTGCTACCTTGCAACTCCCAATACAAAACCTTTATACGGCAATTAAATAA